In Thermodesulfobacteriota bacterium, the DNA window TCCTTCACCGCATACTCATGGACCATCCCGCACCGGTAAACCGAGTACGGATTCTGCGGTTCGATCGCTTTCCGGAAAGCAACGTACTCGTCTCCAAGCGCGTCGAAGAAGACGTCGAAATTTCCCCTCGATCTCCCGTGTTCCCAGGACCCGGAAATGAATCCGCCGAGCATGTCCGTGTAGCAGAGAAGCCCGAGAGCAGCGAGAAAATTTGAAGCGTTGTTACCTGCGCGGGCGAGGGCGATCTCCCTCTCGATGTCGCGGCGGATGAAATTGAAGACGTACTCGCTAAAGAAGAAGTCAACCTCGCCCCCCATGTTCTCCGTCAGCACCTTCCTCGGCTCCATCAGCACACCTCGTCCGTCGCCGCAGGAACCACAGCGGGGTCTGTTTCCGTCCACGAAGGGAGCATCTCCACCGCCTTCCGTTTATGTTCCGGCGTGAGGTGCGCGTATCGCTTCATCATGGTGAAGTCCGAGTGCCCGAGGAGTTCCATCAGGGTGTAGTCGTCCACCCCGGCCATCTTCTGGTGGCTGGCGAACGTGTGCCGCAGGTCGTGGAAGTGGAAGGTCGGCGCGATCCCGGCCTTCTCAAGGGCCGTGTCCCAGGCATTCCGGATCGATCGCATCGGGCCGGTCACCACCTCCACCTTGCCCCGCCGTTTACCCACCCGCTTCCTCGGGGGCTGGAACACGAGGTCGGACGCGACCGAGACATCCTCGGTCCGGCGCCGGTTGCGCAGCCGCAGCAGCTCGGTAGAGAGCCGCTGGGACACAGGGACCTCGCGGGGCTTCCCGTTCTTCGTCCGGTTCGCTGGGAGGTAGACCATCCCGTTGCGGATGTCCGACCACCTCAGGCCGAGGATCTCCGCCTTCCGCATCCCGGTCTCCAGCGCGCACAGCACGATGGACCGCAGGTGCGGGGCGCACGCGTCGAGCAGCCGCCCCGCCTGCTCGACGGTCAGGAAGCAGTTCCGACCGGGGGGTTCGGGGAACATCTTCACCCGCGCGGCGGGGTTCTTCTCGATCATCCCCCACTGGACGGCCTTGTTCAGCATCGCCCGCAGGCAGGCCAGCTCCCGGTTGACCGCCGTCCCGGTCCGGGGTCGATTGCCCCGGGTCGGGGTACCCTTCCGGTCGGCCTTGAACCGCTCCACGTCGAGGGGAGTCAGTTCCGAGAGGAGCCGCCCCTCGAAGTACTCCTTCACCTTGGCGATGTAGGACTTCTCGACGTGGTAGCTCCTCTTCGACTTCGCCGCGCCCTCGTACTCGTCCACCAGGTCGTCGAAGGGGACCTCCCGCAGCTTTCGGGGGAACCACCGCCCCTCTCGAATCTCCTTCTTGATCCCACCGAGGGCGGCCTCCGCGTCCTTCTTCAACGGGCCGACCGCCTCCACGTGCCGCTTGCCCCCGGCGTAGTAGTCGATGTACCAGATGCTCCCGCGCTTCCGGATTGCCATGATAGTGTCTCCTCCCCCCGAGGTTCTTAACCCCTGCCTCTCGCCCTCTTTGTCGGTCGAGTCTTCTCGTCCGTACGCACCAGGTACGCGTTAATCTGCTCACGAAGCCACTCGGCGAAGCTCTTGTTCTCATCCAAGAGGGCGTGGTACAGCCGCCGCCGCTGCTCCTCCTCGACCAAAGCGATCACCTTGACCATCTTCTTCGCCATAGTTTCCGTCCCCCTTCGTGCCATATTACTATATATATGGCATAGGGGAGGCCAACAATTTCGTGGCTCTTTCCGCAGCACACCGAAAGGCCAGTCACGAGAGGAA includes these proteins:
- a CDS encoding tyrosine-type recombinase/integrase gives rise to the protein MAIRKRGSIWYIDYYAGGKRHVEAVGPLKKDAEAALGGIKKEIREGRWFPRKLREVPFDDLVDEYEGAAKSKRSYHVEKSYIAKVKEYFEGRLLSELTPLDVERFKADRKGTPTRGNRPRTGTAVNRELACLRAMLNKAVQWGMIEKNPAARVKMFPEPPGRNCFLTVEQAGRLLDACAPHLRSIVLCALETGMRKAEILGLRWSDIRNGMVYLPANRTKNGKPREVPVSQRLSTELLRLRNRRRTEDVSVASDLVFQPPRKRVGKRRGKVEVVTGPMRSIRNAWDTALEKAGIAPTFHFHDLRHTFASHQKMAGVDDYTLMELLGHSDFTMMKRYAHLTPEHKRKAVEMLPSWTETDPAVVPAATDEVC